In Erigeron canadensis isolate Cc75 chromosome 6, C_canadensis_v1, whole genome shotgun sequence, the following are encoded in one genomic region:
- the LOC122604454 gene encoding uncharacterized protein LOC122604454, whose product MTWDEFKELLLEEFSPKNEMQKLENEFWNHSMVGAKHAAYTDRFHELAKLVPHLVRPESKRIQRYIYGLVPQIRGLVSATEPTTIQRAIQKAGSLTDEMVRNGSLSKGNEKRKDGTETSGSKNTDGNNKKAKVATGLMATDATKIGYTGSAPKCTKCQFHNFENSPCRLCTNCNRFGHLARDCRVGVKQVALVNAVNPINNRGTCYECGGHNHYRNTCPNLNRAWGQRGNNPNQVLAIGGTQNQGNNQGQRVNNQNQVVANGGNRTQGDNANQARGRAFVMVANEARQDPNIMTGTFSLNNHLATVLFDSGAEYSFVSIKFMPLLDREPIILNTYFLVEVANGKFDRVDRIVNDCTLEIEGHLFSVNLLPFSLRSFDVVIGMDWLSKHRAEIICYEKVVRIPLGNSEMLLIYGERAEENQKHLMGIQANEKKLEDIPIVRDFPQVFPEDLTGLPPVRQVEFRIDLIPGATPVAKAPYRLAPTEMQELSNQLQEL is encoded by the coding sequence ATGACATGGGACGAGTTTAAGGAATTACTACTAGAAGAATTCAGTCCGAAAAATGAAATGCAGAAGTTGGAAAATGAATTTTGGAATCATTCCATGGTAGGAGCCAAACATGCCGCTTACACTGATCGGTTTCATGAGCTTGCCAAACTAGTACCTCATCTAGTTAGACCTGAATCAAAAAGGATCCAAAGGTACATCTATGGTCTTGTTCCCCAAATTCGTGGGCTTGTGTCAGCAACTGAGCCAACCACGATTCAACGTGCTATTCAGAAAGCAGGATCTTTAACGGATGAAATGGTGAGAAACGGGTCATTGTCTAAGGGTAATGAGAAAAGGAAGGATGGTACTGAGACAAGTGGGTCAAAGAATACTGATGGAAATAACAAGAAGGCTAAAGTGGCAACGGGGTTGATGGCAACGGATGCGACTAAGATCGGATATACGGGTTCTGCTCCAAAGTGTACAAAATGTCAATTCCATAATTTCGAAAATTCACCTTGCCGTTTGTGCACAAACTGCAACCGATTTGGACACCTTGCTAGGGATTGTCGAGTGGGAGTCAAGCAGGTGGCTCTGGTGAATGCTGTTAACCCGATAAATAACCGTGGAACGTGCTATGAGTGCGGTGGTCATAACCATTACCGCAACACGTGTCCAAATTTGAACCGAGCATGGGGTCAGAGGGGTAATAATCCAAATCAAGTACTAGCTATTGGTGGAACTCAGAATCAAGGAAATAATCAGGGACAAAGAGTTAACAATCAGAATCAAGTGGTTGCTAATGGAGGGAATCGGACTCAAGGGGATAATGCCAACCAAGCCCGTGGTAGAGCTTTTGTCATGGTAGCAAATGAAGCTCGTCAAGATCCAAATATTATGACGGGTACGTTTTCCTTAAACAATCACCTTGCTACAGTATTATTCGACTCTGGTGCTGAGTACAGTTTTGTTTCTATTAAGTTTATGCCACTCCTAGATAGAGAACCCATAATATTGAATACTTATTTCTTGGTTGAGGTAGCTAATGGAAAATTTGATAGAGTTGATAGAATCGTTAATGATTGTACCTTAGAAATAGAAGGTCATCTGTTCAGTGTTAACCTTCTGCCTTTCTCGTTAAGGAGTTTTGACGTAGTTATTGGTATGGATTGGCTATCGAAGCATAGAGCCGAGATAATTTGCTATGAGAAGGTGGTCCGTATACCGCTAGGTAATAGTGAAATGCTACTCATATACGGGGAGCGGGCGGAGGAAAATCAGAAGCACCTCATGGGCATTCAGGCTAACGAGAAGAAACTCGAAGATATTCCTATCGTACGGGATTTTCCACAAGTTTTTCCCGAAGATCTAACAGGATTACCTCCTGTAAGACAAGTTGAATTCCGTATAGATCTTATTCCGGGAGCGACGCCAGTCGCCAAAGCTCCATACCGTTTAGCACCTACCGAAATGCAAGAGCTGTCTAATCAACTCCAAGAGCTCTAA